The genomic DNA CGGCCGGCCGACGTGGCGCTACCCCAGGCACCCGAACCCGCGGCGCCACACCAAGCGGCTCGTCCCGACGTCCCCCAGATCTCGCCCGAGCAGGCCGCCTACGCCGCCGTCGCTCGCCTCCGTCTCACGCCACCGAAGCCGGTCATCGGCCCCTCGCCGGAGATCAACGAGTGGAAGATCGCGGCGGTCGGCTACCCGTACTGGCTCTGGGCCGACGGGAACCTCGACCCCGCGCCGGTGTCGACGACGGTCCAGGACCTCACGGTCCGCCTCGACGCGCACCTGCAGAGCACGACGTTCGACATGGGTGACGGCACCGAGGTGAGCTGCACGGACCTCTCCGCGCGCTGGAGCCCGGCCGTCGAGCCCGGGGCGGCGTCGCCGGCGTGCGGGCACACCTACACGAAGCCGTCGCTGCCGCGCGGCGCGTACACGATCACCGCCTACAGCACGTGGGCGGTCGACTGGTCGGTCAACGGTGTGGGCGGGACGATCCCGCTCTACCAGCAGGCGTCGACGACGGTCCCGGTCGGTGAGCTGCAGGTCCTGACCCACTGAACCCCGGCACCGCGTGACATCGGGCGGACCGTCAGAAGGTCGGCAGCACCACGTCGGCGTAGACCATGTTGTGGTCGGAGTTGCGGGCCGGGTCCTTCTGCTTGACGACCTGGGCGAAGGTCTTCGACCCGACGGTGCCGTAGACGAGGATCTGGTCGACGCGGCGCGCGTAGCCCTGCGGGTCGGCCTTCAGCGTCGTGTCGAAGTGGTTGAGGCTCGGCAGGTCGAGGTCGACCTGGCGCTCCGCGCCGGCCGCGTCGTAGAAGCCCTGCGACACGAGGTAGTCGTGCGGCGCGTTGCCACCCTTGTCCGTCTGGCTGGCGTTGAAGTCGCCGGCCACGATCACGGGCTGCCCGGGCTTGCGGATGAGGTTCATGTTCGCCCAGATGGTGGCGGCCTGGACCCGGCGCAACTCGTTGTACTTCGCCTCGAGCGACGCCTTCTTGCTGTGGCGATAGTCGAGGTGCGCGGACACGGCGAGGAACGTCTTGCCGGTCGCGAGGTCCATGAACTCCGCGTACGCCGCGCTCCGCTGCCAGATCGGCGAGTCGCCCGGCGCGATCGGCAGGTCGAAGCTGCAGGTGTTGCTGTAGTCCAGCGCTGCCCCGTTCAGGACCGTGGTGTCGGTGCAGGGCGTCAGCAGCTGGTAGCGCGACGAGTCGTACAGCAGGCGGGCGGCCTGGCTGCCGTGCGGGGTGCCGGGCGCCACGTAGACCGAGCTGCGCGTCAGCGTGTAACGCGCCATCGCCGGGTCGGCCCGGATCAGCGCCGCCTGCAGGCTCTCGGTCTGGCGCAGGGCCCCGAACCGTCCGGGGCTGGCCTCCTGGATCGCGACGATCCCCGGCTGCACCGTGAGGATGTCCGCGGCGACGCCGGACGCACGCTGCGACCAGGGCCGCCTGTCGTCGCCGTCGTACTTGGCGCTGCGGATGTTGTAGCTCGCGATGCGCAGCGGCGACCCCGTCGTGGGCGGCGGCACCGCGCGCGAGGTCGTGGCGACCAGCGCCGAGGCCTTGCCCTTGCGGGCGCCGCTGCGGGTCTGGTCGACCGGGACGACCCGGACGTAGAGGTGGTTGCCGGTCGCCGGAGCGGCACCGGCCTTACGCACCGTGTCGGCGCTGAGCGTCACCGAGCGCTTGGACCCGCTGACGGTGACCGTGGAGGCGCCGCGTCCGTCGTTCGAGGAGCCGAAGGGCGTCAGCGCGGTCTCGACCCGGAACTTGTCCGTACGGGCACCGCTCGCCCGCCAGCTGACCTTGATCTCACCGGACTGGGCGCCGGGCACGGCGGAGACGCTGGTGACCGCACCGGGCGAGCCGGCGGCGAAGGCGGTGGTGGGCAGCACCGAGAGTGCGGCCGCCAGCGCACCCGTCACCGCGGCGGCTCGAACTGCAACGCGCACTGCCCACTCCTGGCTCCGAGGACGCCGAGCACGACTGCTCGACGACGCCCCCGGTCATCGCAGGAAGCCTAAGCCCCGCGGGGGCCCTTCCGCAGGGCTGGGGCGGAATCGACCAGCCCTTCTCCCGAACCGGTCCTCGACCGCAGGGAGGCGGCCCAGAGGCAGCCGACGACGGTCGTCGCGTACGCGGTCGCCGGCTGCCAGACGCCGATGCCGCCGTCGTTGGCGAGCGTCCCGACGACACCCATGATCAGCACGGCGACGAGGGTGAGCCGCAGGGTGCGGAACCGTCCCTGGAGCCGGGGCACGCCCCACCGGAACATGGCCCACCACAGCGCCGCCCCGACGACGACCGAGACGATCCCCTGGACGGAGAAGATCGTCTCCGCCGAGGCCACGGCCTTGCGGCTCACGACGTCGACCGCGTCCCCGTCGAGGACGCGCTGCACGAAGTTGCCGAGGTGGCTGCGTCGGTCGGGACCGCGCGCCCAGTCCGCGACCGATACCGCACCCACCG from Microlunatus sagamiharensis includes the following:
- a CDS encoding endonuclease/exonuclease/phosphatase family protein, which encodes MRVAVRAAAVTGALAAALSVLPTTAFAAGSPGAVTSVSAVPGAQSGEIKVSWRASGARTDKFRVETALTPFGSSNDGRGASTVTVSGSKRSVTLSADTVRKAGAAPATGNHLYVRVVPVDQTRSGARKGKASALVATTSRAVPPPTTGSPLRIASYNIRSAKYDGDDRRPWSQRASGVAADILTVQPGIVAIQEASPGRFGALRQTESLQAALIRADPAMARYTLTRSSVYVAPGTPHGSQAARLLYDSSRYQLLTPCTDTTVLNGAALDYSNTCSFDLPIAPGDSPIWQRSAAYAEFMDLATGKTFLAVSAHLDYRHSKKASLEAKYNELRRVQAATIWANMNLIRKPGQPVIVAGDFNASQTDKGGNAPHDYLVSQGFYDAAGAERQVDLDLPSLNHFDTTLKADPQGYARRVDQILVYGTVGSKTFAQVVKQKDPARNSDHNMVYADVVLPTF